The proteins below are encoded in one region of Hordeum vulgare subsp. vulgare chromosome 3H, MorexV3_pseudomolecules_assembly, whole genome shotgun sequence:
- the LOC123440583 gene encoding PRA1 family protein B2-like, with the protein MAAAPTPQPLLPVTNPSSGGGSAPSSGSGLSDSALATPAFRLFLSRVSDTARRSLADRRPWTELIDRSAISRPDSLSEATSRLRRNLGYFRVNYAAVVAFSLAASLLAHPFSLLVLLSILGAWCFLYVFRAPDQPVVLFGRTFTDRETLLGLVVSSLLAFFLTSVASLIISGLLVGGALVAVHGAFRMPEDLFLDDSTAVSSGNASHRLLSFLASPGSGV; encoded by the coding sequence ATGGCCGCCGCACCGACGCCGCAGCCCTTGCTCCCGGTGACCAACCCCTCCTCCGGCGGCGGCTCGGCGCCGTCCTCCGGTAGCGGCCTCTCCGACTCCGCGCTAGCCACGCCGGCCTTCCGGCTCTTCCTCAGCAGGGTCTCCGACACGGCGCGGCGCTCGCTCGCGGATCGCCGCCCCTGGACGGAGCTCATCGACCGCTCGGCCATCTCGCGGCCGGACTCCCTCTCCGAGGCCACCTCGCGGCTGCGCCGCAACCTCGGCTACTTCCGCGTCAACTACGCCGCCGTGGTGGCCTTCTCCCTCGCGGCCTCCCTCCTGGCGCACCCCTTCTCGCTCCTCGTCCTCCTCAGCATCCTCGGCGCCTGGTGCTTCCTCTACGTGTTCCGCGCGCCCGACCAGCCCGTCGTGCTCTTCGGCCGCACCTTCACCGACCGGGAGACACTGCTAGGCCTCGTCGTCTCGTCGCTGCTCGCCTTCTTCCTCACGTCCGTCGCCTCGCTCATCATCTCCGGCCTGCTCGTCGGCGGCGCGCTGGTGGCGGTGCACGGCGCGTTCCGCATGCCAGAGGACCTCTTCCTCGACGACTCGACCGCTGTTTCAAGCGGCAACGCTTCCCACAGGCTGCTCTCCTTCCTCGCGTCGCCCGGATCTGGTGTTTGA